The genomic window CTACTTACGAGATGACTGCTGATTTAAAAGTGGGTGGTGCCAGACATTCATCTGTTTACGAAGCGGCTAAAATTGAACTGGGTTTAAGGAAATTCCTGGAAGACGGAGGTTTTAAAGGTTTCTCTGATACTTTTGAAGATCTACATGGTATGATCCAGTTACCAGGAATTGCAGCACAACGTTTAATGGCCGATGGTTATGGCTTTGCGGGTGAAGGTGATTGGAAAACGGCCGCTTTGGTACGTGCCTGTAAAGTAATGGGCGCTGGTTTAGCTGGTGGAAATGCATTTATGGAAGATTATACTTATCACTTCGATCCGGCAAACTCGATGGTTTTAGGCTCACATATGCTTGAGGTTGATGCTTCATTGGCGAGCGGTAAAGCGAGTTTAGAGGTTCACCCACTAGGTATTGGCGGTAAAGCAGATCCTGCGCGTTTGGTCTTTAACGTTGCTGGTGGCGACGCTTTAAATGCATCTTTAATAGATATGGGTAACCGTTTCCGTTTATTGGTGAACGAAGTAAAAGCTGTTGAAGCTGAACATGATTTACCAAACTTACCGGTAGCCCGTGTATTGTGGAAACCACTACCTGATATGAAAACGGGTTGTGCAGCATGGATTTATGCTGGTGGTGCCCACCATACCGCTTATAGTCAGAATTTAACTACCGAGCATTTATTGGATTTTGCGAATATTGCCGGCTTAGAATATGTAAATATTGGTGCCGATACCAAAATCAATCAATTCAGAAATGAATTGCATTGGAATGAGGTTTTTTATAAATAGTTTCAATAAATTAATGCTCCATAAAAGCCGATAACCTTATGGTTATCGGCTTTTTTATGCGATTATCATCCTGAAACAAGTACCATTGACAGGTTCAAATAAAAAAAAACGTCATCTCGACCGAAGCAACGCGAAGTGGAGAGATCTATTAGGTAAAGTAAGTCGAAAATAGATTTTGCTTCGCTGAGCCTTCGGGTTCTCTGCTGCGTTGCATTTTGCTCAAAATGAAGGGTTGCGACAAAAAAAATCGTCATTGCGAGGAGGAACGACGAAGCAATCTTTTATACACAGCCATTTTTGCTAAAAAGATTGCTTCGTCGGCAGAAAAAGCCTTCTCGCAATGACGATAATTGAGTAGGTTTAGTTCAGGATCTTTTTAGGAGCGCCTAGCAGGATAGATCCTGAACAAGTTCAGGAGGACGGGTGATTAAAATATCACTTGCAGTTATTTTGCTGATAAAGTATTTCAAGCGCTTTAAGATTCCCGCCTGCGCGGGAATGACGACCACGTTAGAATTAGATGGATGATGTCAGTTCATACTAACCATCGCTTTAATCACCCCATTCTTTGGGTCTAACCAGCTTTCAAACTCATCTTTTACTTCCTCAAATTTAACCTGATGCGTAATATAGTTGGTAGGATTAACCAAACCGGCTTTCATTGATTTGATTACATGTTCAAAATCTTCAATGGTGGCGTTTCTACTGCTCATTAATGTCGATTCGCGCTTGTGAAACTCAGGGTGGTTAAAAATTAAATCTCCTTTTTGCAAGCCGATTAAAATGAATCTTGCGCCATGTGCCATGTAGTTTATGGCATTGTTAATGGCCTTCTGATTACCTGTAGCATCGATTACTACCGTCGGCATATCGCCATTGGTAATATCGCTCAATTGTTGCACAACATCAGGCGAAAGCGCATTAACCACATGTGCTACCTTTAATTTATCTTTACAGAAAGCCAGGCGGTCTTCGTTAATATCTAAGGCGATTACGTTGGCCCCGGCAATTCTGGCGAATTCCATTGTGCCCAAACCAATTGGCCCGGCACCAATAACCAGAACAAATTCTCCAGGCTGAACGTCTGCCCTACGCACACCATGTGCACCGATAGCTAAAGGTTCAACTAAGGCGAGTTCATCATAACTCAAGCCCTCGCCATGTAAAAGCGTTCTCGATGGAACCTGTAAATATTCGCGCATACCACCATCAACATGTACTCCACAAACCTGCATTTTAACACAGCAGTTTGGTTTGTTCATCCGGCAGGCAATGCAATCGCCACAATTAAAATAGGGAATAAAAGTAACAGCCTCTCCTATTTTGAAGCCGTTAGCTCCATCGGCTTCAACCAATTCGCCAGATAACTCGTGACCTAAAACTCTTGGGTAGTTAAAGAAAGGTTGGGTACCTTCAAAGGCATGTAAATCGGTTCCACAAATACCGATTCTTTTAATTTTTATAATGGCATGGTCTTTTTTAAGCTCAGGTTTTTCTGTTTCTGAATATTCAAAAGTTCCAGGTGTAGTACAGGTAAGGGTTTTCATTGTAATTTATTTGTTGTCAGTCTGAGGGATGATTTATTGGAGAATGTTTTTATCGTATTGTAAGCTGCGAGGAATCGTCATTGCGAGAAGGCTTTTTCAGCCGACGAAGCAATCTTACAACGATCGCTACTAGCGTGCGCATTAAGATTGCTTCGTTCCTCGCAATGACGACCCTTCTTAAGAGATCTGTAATTGATAGCCTGCGAAGACCATCAATAGTCCTTCGACAGGCTCAGGATGACATGATCTCGTAATTAATTAAGCATTGGCCAAAGCTCTGTCTAAATGAACATAACCGCCATCAACATGGATAATCTGTCCGGTGGTATGACTTGATCTGTTAGACATTAAAAAAGCTGTCATGTTTGCAATTTCTTCAGCAGTTGTCATTCTATTTTCCAATGGAATTTTGGAAGTGATCTCTTTTAGTTTTTCTTCTGCATTATCCAAAGTCTCTATCCAGGTTTCGTAAGCAGGTGTCCAGCATTCGGCAACCACTACGGCATTTACTCGGATGCCGTATTTTAACAACTCAACAGCCCACTCTCGGGTTAATGCATTTCTACCGCCATTTGCGGCAGCATAGGCTGAAGTATTTCCTTGTCCGGTTTCAGCCGTTTTTGAAGTGATGTTTACAATTGCTCCTTTGCTTTTAATCAATTCTGGCAAGGCATGGTGTGCCATCAGATAATAATGCACTACATTTTTATGTAATGAAGCCATAAAGTCTTTATAATTACCACTTTCTAAACCTACTCCATCGTTAACGCCCGCATTATTCACTAAACCATCAATCCTTCCAAATTTAGCAACGATTTCTTTAACTACTTTTTCGCAATCAGCCGGATCGGAAAGTTCTGCAACAAATTGTTCTGCTTGCTTGCCTTGTGCGATAATCTCATCAACTACTTTTTGATTATCTGCTGCTTTTCTTCCTACGATTACGGCAATTGCATTTTCTTTGGCAAATACTTCTGCAATGCTTCTACCAATGCCTTTTGCAGCACCGGTAATGATAATAACTTTTTCTTTTAATTGTAAATCCATGTTTCTTTTTAATTAGTGAATGAGAGATTGTAGAATGAGTGAATGCAAAATGCAATTCAATCATTCAAAATTCGATCACTCTATCATTACTTTTATATCTGCCTTTCTTGATTCAGGCCATACTTTTAAATCTATTAATTTTCCATTCTTCAATTGTCCTTCAACGGTGGTTTGATAAGGCGCATAGAGTTTGAAATGTACATCCCACTCTTTAGGCCATGCGGGGTAAAGATAAATCTTTTTCCCGTCTACCTGCATCAGCATTTCCTGTAAACCGATCATACCGGAGCCGCCCCAATTATGGTCTGGCGTCCAGTCGAAGCCAGGTCCCCAGAATGCCGGGAATCTCCTTCCTGAATCTTTTAACTTTGCGGTGGTTAGTTTTGCAGCATCTTCAGTTAAACCTAATCTTGCTGCAAAAATATTGTCCTGTTTCCAGCCTATATAACTGCGGAATTTCAATACATCTGTATCGTATTTAAAGGTGTTGATGGCGGTGTCTAAACCAGGTTTACCAATTCCATAAATACCCCATGGATAAACAGGATACAACTGCGGACTTTCGGTATTGTTAATGCGTTCCCAAAGTTTTGCCGGAGCAATTGTGGTATGACCGTCAAATGCCCTAAAACTGATGGGTGGAATGGTTTTTAGCATGGCTTCCCATTCCGATTTTTGCTTTTCGGATAAATTGGGATGCTCCAGAAGTCTTTCTAAAACGGTTTTTAGTGCAGCAATAGTTGAGCTGGGGTTATAGGCCATTTTATAGGTTTCGGCAGCAGACCCAGGATACAAAACCAAATGTCCATCGGCATCTAAAGCTTTCGCACCACGTTGTTTGGCTAAATAGGTATAGTGCGCTTTGAAAAAGCTAAGTGAACTTTCAATCAATGGAAGATATTTTTCGATGTTATTGCCATTATACCTTTCTGTTTCCAAAATCATCATACAGAACTCTAAAACAGTATCCCACTGGTATTCTAACCAGGCATTGTATTCCATGCCCTTGTTAAAATCGGCAGGACGTTTCCAGCCATATTCCGCTGGGTTTGGTAATCCGAAATTTTCCAATTGCTCTGTAAAACTGGCGCCATGATGTCCCCAGGCAGCCTGCGTTCTGATTTGAGCATTTTTTAACAAATCCAGATAGAAATCGAATTGAGGCTTCATCATTTCAAAATCGCCGCTTTTTAACATCGGCCAATAGACTAAACGTTGGTTTTGAGCGGTGTGCGTACCTCCTCCCCAATTCCTGAAATCGGGTGTATATTTCAGTGCCGTATCAGTAAGTTGTGGATCGAAGGTAAATAAACCGCCATTAAATTTCGTAGGGTATTTGCCAAAGGCATTGCAACCTAACATATACCTGAATAACTGATAATTTTTAGCCGATTGATTGGCCGATTCATCTTTCGAATTGATGTAAATGAAACTCTTTTCAAAGTAATCATTCCACCATTTTATACTGGATTTATGATTGTTATTTATTTTTAGTGAAGTTAACTGTTTTTCCCAATCAGAAACTGATTCAGTTTTAACGGTATGTAAAGCAATGGTAATGTGGCTTGAACGCGAAGCTTTTTTACTTTTCAGCGTCCAGGCTTTAAAAGGCGTATTTAAATAGACACCTTCATCATTCCCTACCGGAAACAGGTTATCGCCCTGCATGGAGCCACCGAAAATCAGGTTTTTTAGCGGATTGAACAATTCGGCCTTTCTATCATCAAGACCTTGCTGTTTCACTGTAATATCGAATACAGTTTCGGGTTTATTTTGATGGTAAAATTGAATGGCATTGTTTTTAAAAGCAATTTCATCTTTAAAGGTTTTTACAATGCCCTGAGGCGCCCATTTATACGAATTTTGGTTGTTCTCTTTGCCTTTTGTAATGCGGTCTTCAAAGCGCCAGCTTTCGTAACTGGCTTCTGTTGTGGTATTTTGGCTGGATTTAATGTCTAAATGGATAACAGGATTAAAAACATCTACCCAAACATTGATTTTTGTATTTAATTTACCATTTGAGCCCGAAATCTGTGCGTAACCGTCTTTTAAGATCAGTTCTTGTTTAAATGATTTTCCCTGGAAAGGGTTTGGGGATAATTTGAGTTTTACACGACCAAGTTTAAGTAAGGTATTGTTTTCGTCGAAGGTGCCGCTTTTGGATAGATAGAGGTAAACATTACCATTTTCTACCCAGAGGTTAAGGCCGATATCGCCACCGCCTACAGGCATGGATGCTGAGGAATTAAGGCTTTGGGTATTCCAAACCACGTTGTTTGAGGCTTTTTCTTGCGAAAAGGCGCTTGAGGTTAGTAACCACAAAGACACGGAGCACACCAAGAAAAGGTTGGTTCTTTGTGACCACCTAAGACACCTCAGAACACCTGAGGCATGGTTCAAAACATTTGACCATATAAGAATATTTAAGTTGCTAAATGAAATACTTAGTGTGCTTGGTGTCTTTGTGGTTAATGTTTTTTGGCCTATTGTATTTGACCACCTAAGACAGCTGAGCACACCTGAGGTAGGGTTCAAAAATTTTGACCATATAAGACATATAAGAACATTTAAGTTCCTAAATAAAATACTTTGTGTCTCCGTGGTAAAATTCATTTTATAATTATTAATTCTCCCAATCATCAGTACGGAATGAAGAAACGGGTAAGCCATCGTTCCCAAATAAATCGCCGGTTACAAAATCTTTGAAGGCGTAACGAATGGCTGCAGGTACTTTAACTTCGGGAGCAGAAACCGTTATGCTGCTTCCTTTTATGGTCGCCTTTGCTGGATAAAATTTCTTATCGGCACCTGCAATTTCGAATAAAGATAGTTCTTTACCAAAAGCAGTTAAGCCGTTTGAAACATTTTGAAACTTGATCACAGCAGTATTCTTTTCAACAGTAAATGATTCGTAATTCGGGCTTAATGCACCAAAACCTTTTATACCATAAGTTTGAGACAAGGCCAGGTAAGCCAAACGTGTTCCTCCCTGTTTTTTGTTTGCGGGATGGATGGATTTTTCCTCGCCGATATCCATTAAAACCGCCATCCCCGAATTTGGAATTTTAGTCAGGGATTTACGCTGCGCATCCCGTAAAAAGGCCGAGTTAAATTTCTCACCAACATGATAAGGCGGCAATTGGGCATAGTTGTAGGGCGCGATTTGCGCATAATAGAAAGGAAAATTACCATTATCCCAATTTTTTCTCCAGGAAGAAACCATCGCCGGGAATAAATCTTCGTAGCGGTCTGGACGTTCATAATTCGATTCGCCCTGATACCAGATGGCGCCTTTTATGCCATAACCGATTACAGGATAAAGCATGCCGTTGTATAAAGTTGTGGGCGTTCTGCTTACTTCTTTTATGCTGTCGGTTTTTGAGGGGATTTTAACCTCGGGGAATGCTTTTAAATCCTCGGGCGACATCCAGGCCTCAATTGTAGAACCACCATAACTATCGTTGATGATCCCGATAGGAACATTTAACATTTCGCTTAATAAGGAACCAAAATAATAAGCGGTTGCGCTAAAATTGGCAACGGTTTCCGGGGCAGCTAATTTCCATTGTGAAGCTTTGCTGTTTTCTTGTCGTTCGGTGATGGAAGAACGCGGAACCGTATAAAGCCTGATGTTTTTATTGGTAGATTTTAGAATGACCTCATTGGAACCAATTATCGGCTGACTTTTAAAACCTTTCATGGGCATTTCCATATTTGATTGGCCACCACAGAACCACACTTCACCAATTAGAATATCGGTCAGGACAAGTTTTTCACCATCATTTAATTCGATATTATACGGGCCACCGGCTGATGGAGTAGCAACTTTTATTTTCCATTTACCAGCCTGATCAGTAATAACGGTATAGTGCTGTTTGTTCCAGGAGGTAGTGATTTTTACCCTGGTAGCGGGTTTGGCCCAGCCCCATATGGCAACATTGCTTTGTTGTTGTAACACCATATGATCGGTAAAAATCGATGCAGGCTTTACTGTGGCTGATGTAATAAGGCCACATGCGAAGTTTAAGAATATGAAGATTTTTAGTTTCATTTTTTTAACATTAAATATTTGATCCAATCAATTGATAGAATCTTGTAAAAGAGTCGTCATCTCGACCGGAGCAACGCGAAGTGGAGAGATCTATTTAGTTAGATTTAGCTTCGCTGAGCCTTCGGGTTCTCGACTGCGTTGCACTCCGCTCGAAATGACGACCGCACATCATCTACTCACCGGCAGCCATACCGACATTTCGGAATGCCCTCTGTTTCCCCAGGCAAAGTATGGCACCAGTTTAATTTCTGTTGTTGTATTTTTATCTTCAATGGGCCTGTATAACACATTTTTCCAGTTGTTTGGCACTACCATTTTTGCATTTCCTACTAAACTCATCATCGCAGCCCCATCAATATTAATGGGTTTGGCCTCAAATTTCGTAGAAGTTGGAATAAAGGCGTTAAAAATACTTTTACCAGGTAAATCTGTCGATTCCAGGCAGTAGACAATTGGTCCGCGTTTTATAGCTACCTGGTTCCTGTTTTCTTCGACCAAAGGATTAGCTTCAATCAAAGTGGCATCCATAGGGAGATCTAATTCTATTACATCACCTTTTCTCCAAACGCGGCTGATTTCTGCGTAAGTTCCCGAAATGGCTTTAATATTTTCAGTTTTCCCATTGATTGTGATCTGTGCATCATGTGTCCACGAAGGGATTCTCAAAAATAAAGAATAAGCTTTATTCCCTATTTCCTTAATGCTGATTTTGATTTTCCCATCCCAGGGATAATTAGTTTCTTGCGACAAAGAAATTTTCTGACCATTGGTTAATGTAGTATTTAGGTTATTGCCGCCATATAAATTAAACCATAGCCCTTTATCTGAAGTACTGTAGGCATAATCGCTAACTTCTGCAATCGTTCTGACTACGTTTGGTGGGCAGCAATTGGACAATGCGATATAAGGCACCCTATCTTTCGACCAGCGTTGTTTAAAAGGTAAATCATCAGATTGCGCCAAAGGATTGGTGTATAAAAAGTTTTTTCCATCCAAACTAATTCCCGATAGAACGCTGTTGTGTAAAGCAAGTTCCATTACATCAGCATATTTTGCATCGCTTGTAATCTGCAACATGCGCCAGTTCCAGAGTACGTTACCAATGTTGGCGCAGGTTTCGTTATGTGCCGTAAAATTGGGCAATTGAAAATCGCGACCGAAAGCCTGGTGGATTTTCTGCACATCGGCCGGATTATAGGATGTGCCATCGGGCGAAGTTCCATCGTAAAGCGAGCCACAGCCACCCGTAATGTACATTTTGTGCTGATTGACATCATCCCACATTAAATTCAATGTTCTTAAAAGTGAATCTTTACCCGTTTCGGCATATAAATCGGCTACACCCGCATAAAGGTAGTTTGCACGTACGGCATGGCCCATGGCTTTGGTTTGTTGTAGAAAAGGAATGCGATCCTGGTTATCGTCCGTTCCGTCATTAATTTTACCTTTTATGGCAATTAAATGCTGTGCCAGTTCTAAATACCGGGGATCTTTCGTGGTGCGGTACATTTCTACTACGCCCATGTAATGCGATGGACAAATGGCGTTTCTTGCCAATGTCGGTGAAGCAGTTTTATAGAAATTATACAGATAATCTGTTGCTTTTTTTGCAATGTTGAGCAAAGTGGTTTTTCCGGTTGCACGGTAATGGATGCAGCCGGCCGTCATTAAATGGCCAATATTGTACGATTCGAAGCTTAACCGATCCTGAAATTGATTTTTAGCGCCAGTTTTGCGTTGCTCAATCATGGCTTTGGTGTAGATGTAACCATCGTCGCGTTGTGATTTACCGATTACCACAATGGCTTTATCCATCATTTCGTTCAGTTTTGGATTTTTGGTTGAAGCGTATAAAACAGCTACAGCCTCCAAAGTTTTATAATAATCGCCATCATGGAAAGAAGGACCAGCATGCGAACCTGTATCTAAACCTGCTGCAATTTTGAAATTTTCAAAAGCGTGACTGATCTTGGGATCGTTATAAACGGCCCACATATTCGGTACCATGGTTTCGGTTGCTACTTTAAACCGATCGGCCCAAAATCCTTTTGTCCAGGTTACATCCGTCATATTGATGCTGTGCAATTTCGCATAAGGTGAATTTGACGTATTAACCAAAGCTTTGTCCTGTGCGTTAACACAGAGCGAAACCGTTGAAAAAATAATAAATAACGTAATTCTGAAAATGCTCATATCTTATTTCTCCTCCATTTGTATCATTATCGGCCCAAGCAATCCTGCAGGATTTAAAGGTTTAGCTTCCAAGCGGAAAGGTGCAGTTGTTTTGGTAATTCTTTTATTCTCTGGCAATTTGCTGTCGCCAATTAAACGGTTAGCCCAGGTATTTGTCACTTCGATGGTAATTTGGTTCTCGCCTTTTTTAATGGCTTTACTGATTTCTAAACGGTGCGGAGCAGTCCACAAAGTGCCGCAGTTTATTCCATTGATTTTTACTTCGGCAATACTGGAGAATTCTCCTAAATCGAGCCAGATTTTACCTTTAAAATCTTCATTGAAGGTGAAATTTTTAATATATGTTGCGGTTCCGGAATAATATTTAACCAAACTATCGGTATTTTGTGTCCAATCGGTTAAATCGTTAAAGATTATTGGTTTTGATGGACCTGAATAAGCCGTATCAAATTTCGCTTGCCAGGATTTGGAAATATCTTGAATGGATTTGAATCTGCTTGAATTTGATCCAATATTTAATTGAGTTAAATCTGTTTTCTCTCTAAAAATCACGAAAATTGAACCATTTGCTGGCAATTTCAGATTAAAATAAGTTCTACCATCTTTAAACGACCAACTTTTTAAATCAATATTATTATTTGTTACAGCATCATAAATTCGAGGAATTCTGCCAATCAGTCGAAACGAAAAATTAAATTCCCTCTCCTTATCCTCTTGATTTGTAATGAAATAAATATCATTATCTATAGTTTTTCTGTGTGCAAATGCTACTTTTCTGGTTGGTGAAATGTGTGAGCTTAACAACGGCTGAAATTCGTTGATATCTAAATCCTTTTCCAAACCAAGACTTGTAAAATCATTACCTTCAAACGGAGCTTTGAAGATTTGTCCTAAACCAAGTTTTTTAACATAAATTGGCTTACCACCATTTTTGAATGACTCAAAATTCCCACCCCAAATTTCCGCTACAGCATTATTAAAATCAGCGTTACTAACTTGTTTAATTCCAGATTGATACAAAGGCTTATCTGCTATAATTACTTTAGCTCCAGCCTTAATCAATTCTAAAAGTTTTTTAATTGTTGGATAGCTGATGTATTGGTAATTTGAATTCAATTTTAATTTTCCGGTAAATACCAAAATTTTATAGGTTGCACCACTTTCGAAAACAACACTGCCATTTTTAACAGTTGCTGTACTCAATACATCTGGATTAAAACTATCGTAAGCATACCCACGTAATGGGTTTACCCAATTTTCTGGATCGGCCATATTTGCCGAATGGGTTACACCAGCTGGCATTTGTCTTAAAGTTTCACCAACATTTGCGAGGCGTTTCTTTTCAGCCGCCACTACATCTGCACCAAAAACCCCTGGCAAGGTTTCAACCAATCTATCTGGTAAAACAGAACGGCGTGGTAATTCTTCACCAGTGAAAACGGCGATATCGACAACTGGCTTGCCTTGTTGTAATAGGTTTTGCGTTCTTTCCGCATAATCTATCCATGCTTTACCAGCCTTCCACCAGGTTTGGTCGCGTTGAAAATAAAGGCCAACACCATCCAAGGTCATTCCAGGTTTCCGATCTGTCCAGGGATTGTGTGTAAAAACGTGATACACTAGTTTATTGATCCCTAAAGCATAATTACGATCCTGTAAAGCTTTCATATTGGCCGGACTTTCGTTCCAGTCCATTCTGACCGTTGTAAAAGCCTCGGCCTGGATAATGTTTTTTCCATAAACATGTGCGCCGGAAATGGCATCCAACATATCATTTGGTTTATCGTGTGTCGGACTGTTTAACCAGAACTCGCCCATGGGTACATCAACCGTTTTGTAGTGCATCAATCCGTCACTCATCATCGTTGGTGCTATGCTTTCTGCCGTAAAAGTTACGCCATGATCCTTTGCCAGTTTAGCCAGGGTTTTATAAAACTGATCTACAACCAATTCCGAAATTGTTTTTCTAACATCGTAAAGGAAATTTTCGGACACAGATACATTCTCTACAGGTAATCCCGTCATAATGGGTAAATAAGGCGTTAAATCATAACCTCTACGCTTTAAAAACTCCGCTTTAAATACCGGCGACCAATTCTGGCTGCCGCATTCCCAACTGTCTACATGGAAAATGCTTAATACTTTTTTGGCTATTTCTGGCCCGCCATGTTTTAAAGCTTCACCATACCAATTATCGAACTGTAATTTTACCGCTTCCGGATTGAACTTATCGCATTCTAAGCCCTTTCCACCGCCACCTGTTGCATTGGTATGCCCTGTAGAAGTATGACCAATCCGTAAAATTGTCCAGTTTCCTTTCGGCGCTTTCCAGTTTAAGGTTCCATCTGGATTTAATTTATCCGTTAAGTTAATGATCGTATTCAAGGGCACACACAGGTTTTTGGCAATTTCTGCTTCTGTACTTCTCTTACTTACGCGCCAAACTGAACCATTTTTACCTTCGAACTGATTGAGCTGTG from Flavobacterium sp. W4I14 includes these protein-coding regions:
- a CDS encoding hypothetical protein (product_source=Hypo-rule applied; pfam=PF17132; superfamily=49785); translation: MSVIQLLKSIYLNHNQKKINYKDIAVYAYPSPIGEGISTRTVIPKITASNGADATGLVQPGNKKNFGSNEPCYIQYEFEKPFTCRTITIKISGNNYQAQRLAIEVSDDGKNFRSIGRLEAPRHGWQDTDEDVTHSIVPTTAKFFRFIYDKKGSEPGSEDLDAAKWKPSLKLVNLELSSEAQLNQFEGKNGSVWRVSKRSTEAEIAKNLCVPLNTIINLTDKLNPDGTLNWKAPKGNWTILRIGHTSTGHTNATGGGGKGLECDKFNPEAVKLQFDNWYGEALKHGGPEIAKKVLSIFHVDSWECGSQNWSPVFKAEFLKRRGYDLTPYLPIMTGLPVENVSVSENFLYDVRKTISELVVDQFYKTLAKLAKDHGVTFTAESIAPTMMSDGLMHYKTVDVPMGEFWLNSPTHDKPNDMLDAISGAHVYGKNIIQAEAFTTVRMDWNESPANMKALQDRNYALGINKLVYHVFTHNPWTDRKPGMTLDGVGLYFQRDQTWWKAGKAWIDYAERTQNLLQQGKPVVDIAVFTGEELPRRSVLPDRLVETLPGVFGADVVAAEKKRLANVGETLRQMPAGVTHSANMADPENWVNPLRGYAYDSFNPDVLSTATVKNGSVVFESGATYKILVFTGKLKLNSNYQYISYPTIKKLLELIKAGAKVIIADKPLYQSGIKQVSNADFNNAVAEIWGGNFESFKNGGKPIYVKKLGLGQIFKAPFEGNDFTSLGLEKDLDINEFQPLLSSHISPTRKVAFAHRKTIDNDIYFITNQEDKEREFNFSFRLIGRIPRIYDAVTNNNIDLKSWSFKDGRTYFNLKLPANGSIFVIFREKTDLTQLNIGSNSSRFKSIQDISKSWQAKFDTAYSGPSKPIIFNDLTDWTQNTDSLVKYYSGTATYIKNFTFNEDFKGKIWLDLGEFSSIAEVKINGINCGTLWTAPHRLEISKAIKKGENQITIEVTNTWANRLIGDSKLPENKRITKTTAPFRLEAKPLNPAGLLGPIMIQMEEK
- a CDS encoding DUF1680 family protein (product_source=COG3533; cleavage_site_network=SignalP-noTM; cog=COG3533; ko=KO:K09955; pfam=PF07944; superfamily=48208), with amino-acid sequence MSIFRITLFIIFSTVSLCVNAQDKALVNTSNSPYAKLHSINMTDVTWTKGFWADRFKVATETMVPNMWAVYNDPKISHAFENFKIAAGLDTGSHAGPSFHDGDYYKTLEAVAVLYASTKNPKLNEMMDKAIVVIGKSQRDDGYIYTKAMIEQRKTGAKNQFQDRLSFESYNIGHLMTAGCIHYRATGKTTLLNIAKKATDYLYNFYKTASPTLARNAICPSHYMGVVEMYRTTKDPRYLELAQHLIAIKGKINDGTDDNQDRIPFLQQTKAMGHAVRANYLYAGVADLYAETGKDSLLRTLNLMWDDVNQHKMYITGGCGSLYDGTSPDGTSYNPADVQKIHQAFGRDFQLPNFTAHNETCANIGNVLWNWRMLQITSDAKYADVMELALHNSVLSGISLDGKNFLYTNPLAQSDDLPFKQRWSKDRVPYIALSNCCPPNVVRTIAEVSDYAYSTSDKGLWFNLYGGNNLNTTLTNGQKISLSQETNYPWDGKIKISIKEIGNKAYSLFLRIPSWTHDAQITINGKTENIKAISGTYAEISRVWRKGDVIELDLPMDATLIEANPLVEENRNQVAIKRGPIVYCLESTDLPGKSIFNAFIPTSTKFEAKPINIDGAAMMSLVGNAKMVVPNNWKNVLYRPIEDKNTTTEIKLVPYFAWGNRGHSEMSVWLPVSR